Sequence from the Sphingobium indicum B90A genome:
GCGCCGCGCAGGACAGCCGCTGGACCTACGCGGTCGAGGCGAAGAACCAGTGCGGCATCGCCATCGGCTTCATCAAATCCGGCACGAAGGATGCGGACAGCATCAACAAGTGCGACGACTTTGTGGCCCGCCTTTCGGCGCCGCCACCGCCGCCGGTGCCGGCAGCTTCAGCCCCACCCGCGCTGGACTGCACGGCGCCGGCGGTGTCAATCTTCTTCGACTGGAACATGGACACCCCGCTTCCCGAAGGCGTCAGCACCATCTCCACGCTGACGCAGACGGCGGCGCAATGCGGTTGGACCCGCTTCGGCGTCACCGGCTATACCGACACGTCGGGCAGCAACCGCTATAATGACGGGCTGTCGCTGCGCCGGGCGCGCAATGTCGCCAGCCTGATGAGCCAGGGCGGCGTGTCCGCCGACGCCATCACCGTCACCGGCCTGGGCGAAACCCAATTGAAGATCGAAACCGCCGATGGTGTGCGCGAACCGATGAACCGTCGGGTCGAAATCACCGCCAGCGCGAATTAAGGGGAGGAAGGCATGACTATCATGCGCAAGACATGCGGCAGCCTGATCGCCCTATGCGCGGCGGCCATGGTTTCGACGGGCTGGGCCCAGACCACCGATCTCAAGAGCGCCATCGCCGCGGCGATCGACAGCCATCCGGAGATCAACCAGGCGATCCAGAACAAGCAGGCCATCGAATTCGAACGCGAACAGGCGAAGGGGCTCTATCTGCCCCGCGTCAGCGTCGAAGGGTCGGCGGGCGTCCGCCGCCTGGAAAACGCCACCCGCCGCGCGCTGAACCTGGACGACCAGACGCTCTGGCCGCTGGAAGCCAGCGTCCGGGCGGAACAGACCGTCTGGGACTCCGGCTATCGCAGCGCTGAAAAGCGGCGGCAGGCGGCCCGCACCGACGGCGCTGCCCTGCGCGTGGGCGAACGCTCGCAATTCGTGGCGCTGAACGTCACCCGCCAATATCTGGACTATATGCTCCAGCAGCGGGTCGTCGCGGCGGCGGAGGACAATATCGCCTTCCACCGCAAGCTGCTGGGCGACCTGGGCGAGGGTGTCTCCAAGGGTTCGATCAGCATCGCCGACCAGCAGCAGGCGGAGGAAAGGCTGCAAGCCGCCCTCGTCCGCAAGAGCGA
This genomic interval carries:
- a CDS encoding OmpA family protein, translating into MLTTAAWAAPASPLLQLGKSELRDALTSRYDTAVKAVGDASVRAAQDSRWTYAVEAKNQCGIAIGFIKSGTKDADSINKCDDFVARLSAPPPPPVPAASAPPALDCTAPAVSIFFDWNMDTPLPEGVSTISTLTQTAAQCGWTRFGVTGYTDTSGSNRYNDGLSLRRARNVASLMSQGGVSADAITVTGLGETQLKIETADGVREPMNRRVEITASAN